The following are encoded together in the Glycine max cultivar Williams 82 chromosome 8, Glycine_max_v4.0, whole genome shotgun sequence genome:
- the LOC100796457 gene encoding probable mediator of RNA polymerase II transcription subunit 26c gives MDSEDFRSILESAGVDVWALMDAAIAVASADHAHELKRRRDGIVERLYAASSPPPLCRNCDAGDGGEIRTQSSPSAEEEKDPYGGLFDDEQRKILDIKEQLEDPHQSEDSLVELLQNLADMDITFQALEETDIGRHVNRLRKHSSNDVKRLVKLLVRKWKEIVDEWVKLKAPGEPGTAVMADEDSPQQRILQNGHRQIPDFAYSPNPHYGSFGSERNNIEAERKPKAIPRKEAPSKPSPSVTTPAPPTQNRQRESNFDPDRFASARKRLQENYKDAANAKKQRTIQVMDLHELPKPKNAFLGKNKGGTGQGRHW, from the exons ATGGATTCGGAGGATTTCCGATCCATTCTGGAGAGCGCGGGCGTGGACGTTTGGGCCCTCATGGACGCGGCCATCGCGGTGGCCTCCGCCGACCACGCTCACGAGTTGAAGCGCCGGAGAGATGGAATCGTTGAGCGCCTTTACGCGGCCAGTTCACCGCCGCCGCTGTGTCGGAACTGCGACGCCGGCGACGGGGGAGAAATCAGGACGCAGAGCAGTCCCTCCGCGGAGGAGGAAAAGGATCCCTACGGAGGCTTGTTCGACGACGAGCAACGGAAGATTCTCGACATTAAAGAGCAACTCGAAGACCCTCACCAG TCCGAAGATTCGTTGGTGGAGTTGTTGCAGAATCTAGCAGACATGGATATTACATTTCAAGCGTTAGAA GAGACTGACATTGGGAGGCATGTGAATCGGTTGCGGAAGCATTCGTCTAATGATGTTAAGAGATTGGTCAAGTTACTCGTCAG gaagtggaaggaaattgtagatGAATGGGTGAAGTTGAAGGCCCCGGGAGAACCGGGTACTGCTGTCATGG CTGATGAGGACTCGCCTCAGCAGAGAATCCTACAAAATGGGCATCGTCAG ATTCCTGATTTTGCATACTCACCAAATCCACACT ATGGGAGTTTTGGGTCAGAGCGCAACAATATTGAAGCAGAACGAAAACCAAAAGCAATTCCTCGCAAAGAAGCTCCTTCAAAACCATCGCCATCAGTCACTACTCCTGCTCCTCCTACTCAAAAC AGACAGAGAGAAAGCAATTTTGACCCGGATAGATTTGCTTCAGCCAGAAAACGGCTTCAAGAGAACTACAAAGATGCTGCAAATG CCAAAAAGCAAAGAACGATTCAAGTGATGGATCTCCATGAGTTACCAAAACCCAAGAATGCCTTCCTTGGAAAAAACAAAGGCGGCACTGGTCAGGGAAGGCACTGGTGA